One window of the Chanodichthys erythropterus isolate Z2021 chromosome 2, ASM2448905v1, whole genome shotgun sequence genome contains the following:
- the LOC137025009 gene encoding serine/threonine-protein kinase 31-like, with product MDQSGIQPEKMELVVVTHVVDAITFWAQNVTDKINEKINDMLTEKCPIAPILMGRPSSHKVYGARFSEDRCWYRCKVQQQTEDKFYILYIDYGNLEIVSRSDLVELPEELQTTGLAKKYKFWGFHVSSEQDSPLFSQGKSFLHNMIHGKKLRVHKKSVCFDGTILIEAFQGSLDIGEELLKFKFAKVSLPGNRENSLPTVNLQECTGLWPTRNPPGELDTLGSSLGCMPKLRPIFSDQKPPTCFREQKTIIALQPVEKMNVGQESLTEIKALKTDGGGDGQQLCSQDTEQMPNETESELQRMREVINEKDLEIKKLKEEGSAIQQHASLLGHQLEEAKLELQTVKESYEKTKDTELKHPATVASRISQLAKKVDSLRKLRESNPCSADEDHLLESITIIMNYRISMPLSSERLELAWKAYDETLANLRSCQTMAEIEPLVNSRNEARGALLAAVDDFLQEVDKLPINERLNKLKEVASSLTAIFSSVMVAEQIEEYSFEKFCEWKGHKQQKIKNVRKTTDEALLALSSWAARLSKFSCLMEKSSVTEEDVADSVDEILMNADNALCEELSTEFSEQDNQERKIVFNAFRKAMRDIQREQSLLEEIKQTYELNTKFKQELQQWQSGPPKADELSVVKKRIRSLRSQLRWKLVEVSCLEEAEELDLPEILKKKEEIAETRNALFQEISHEKKQYIMLCDLVKRGFPELPMIYPDADINGYMSSAGLLMKSLDRDMFDAEPMRELSGRRPLLSTDFQGQKVVLKCYAVDEESEAKMLEQAAHYHRAQQQNPPTAVPLLALFCGKSDPLAYVIVPHYSNGSLRAIQKSSPLSSCEVRKVMKGVALGLQSLHAASVTHASLHPNNVFAIGREKGIVGDYDLTKTPVQRVFDSGMVAGSISLVAPELKQGQPPSPATDMYAFGGILLWLHVPDFSGTLENEHQNVEFTALDLDAKLLKLLSKLLISSTRLSASEALKYEYFISVDV from the exons ATGGATCAGTCTGGGATTCAGCCTGAGAAAA TGGAACTCGTGGTTGTCACTCATGTCGTGGATGCCATCACGTTTTGGGCTCAG AATGTGACAGACAAAATAAATGAGAAGATAAATGATATGCTGACAGAAAAATGCCCCATCGCCCCTATACTGATGGGAAGGCCAAGTTCACACAAG GTCTATGGGGCACGATTTTCAGAGGACAGGTGCTGGTACAGGTGTAAAGTCCAACAGCAAACAGAAGACAAG TTCTATATTTTGTACATTGACTATGGAAATTTGGAGATTGTCAGTCGGTCTGATTTAGTTGAACTCCCAGAAGAACTGCAGACAACAGGACTGGCAAAAAAGTACAAGTTCTGGGGCTTTCATGTGTCAAGTGAGCAGGATTCCCCACTTTTTTCACAG GGGAAGTCCTTCCTTCACAATATGATTCATGGAAAAAAGTTGCGCGTCCATAAAAAGTCAGTTTGCTTTGACGGAACCATCCTGATTGAAGCCTTCCAGGGGAGTCTTGACATTGGTGAGGAGCTGTTGAAATTTAAGTTTGCCAAAGTCAGTCTCCCAGGCAACAGGGAGAACTCCCTTCCCACGGTGAACCTGCAGGAGTGCACAGGACTGTGGCCCACCAGGAACCCCCCGGGAGAGTTGGACACACTTGGCTCTTCATTGGGATGCATGCCCAAATTGCGGCCGATATTCTCAGACCAGAAACCTC CTACATGTTTTAGGGAGCAGAAAACCATCATTGCTCTCCAGcctgtggagaaaatgaatgttgGTCAGGAATCTCTTACTGAGATCAAGGCCTTGAAGACAGATGGAGGTGGAGATGGACAGCAGTTGTGCTCTCAGGATACTGAGCAGATGCCAAATGAAACAGAGTCTGAACTACAG AGGATGAGAGAGGTGATAAATGAGAAGGACTTGGAGATCAAGAAGCTAAAAGAGGAAGGAAGTGCCATCCAGCAGCATGCATCTCTCCTGGGGCACCAGCTAGAGGAGGCCAAATTAGAGCTCCAG ACAGTGAAGGAGAGTTATGAGAAGACAAAGGACACTGAACTTAAACATCCTGCAACAGTTGCAAGCAGAATTTCCCAGCTGGCTAAGAAAGTGGATTCTCTGAGGAAACTAag GGAGAGTAATCCATGCTCCGCTGATGAAGATCACCTATTGGAGTCCATCACCATCATCATGAACTACAGGATCTCAATGCCATTAAGCTCAGAGAGGCTGGAGCTTGCATGGAAAGCTTATGATGAAACCTTGGCTAATCTAAGAAGCTGTCAAACC ATGGCAGAAATAGAGCCACTGGTGAACAGCAGGAATGAGGCCCGTGGTGCTCTCTTAGCTGCTGTAGATGACTTCCTGCAAGAGGTGGACAAGCTGCCAATCAATGAACGCTTGAACAAGCTGAAG GAAGTTGCATCATCATTGACTGCAATATTTAGCTCTGTTATGGTGGCGGAGCAGATTGAAGAGTACTCTTTTGAGAAGTTCTGTGAGTGGAAGGGGCACAAAcaacagaaaatcaaaaacgTACGAAAAACTACAGATGAGGCTCTTCTTGCTCTTAGCAGCTGGGCAGCCAGGCTTAGCAAG tttTCGTGTTTGATGGAGAAATCATCAGTGACTGAAGAAGATGTTGCAGATAGTGTGGATGAGATCCTGATGAATGCTGACAATGCCTTGTGTGAAGAACTCAGTACTGAATTCTCT GAACAAGACAATCAAGAAAGGAAAATAGTGTTTAATGCCTTTCGTAAAGCCATGAGAGACATCCAGAGAGAACAAAGTTTGTTAGAGGAGATCAAGCAAACGTATGAACTCAACACGAAG TTTAAGCAGGAATTGCAGCAGTGGCAGAGCGGCCCTCCGAAAGCAGACGAGCTGTCTGTGGTGAAGAAGCGCATCCGGAGCCTGCGGTCTCAGCTGCGCTGGAAACTGGTTGAGGTCAGCTGTTTGGAGGAG GCAGAAGAGCTGGACCTGCCAGAGATTCTTAAGAAGAAGGAAGAGATCGCTGAGACGAGGAATGCTCTCTTTCAAGAAATCAGCCATGAAAAGAAGCAATAT ATAATGCTTTGTGACCTGGTAAAAAGAGGCTTTCCTGAGTTACCAATGATCTACCCTGATGCTGATATCAATGGCTATATG AGCTCTGCAGGACTGTTAATGAAGAGCTTGGACAGAGACATGTTTGACGCAGAGCCGATGAGAGAGCTGAGTGGGAGGAGACCTCTTCTTAGCACAGACTTCCAAGGGCAGAAAGTAGTCCTGAAG TGCTACGCTGTGGATGAAGAGTCAGAGGCGAAGATGCTTGAACAAGCTGCTCACTATCACAGAGCTCAGCAGCAGAATCCACCCACAGCTGTTCCTCTTCTGGCTCTGTTTTGCGGCAAA TCTGATCCACTGGCATACGTCATTGTACCTCACTACTCTAATGGAAGTCTCAGGGCCATTCAGAAATCCTCCCCACTGTCCTCCTGT GAGGTTAGGAAGGTGATGAAGGGTGTAGCTCTGGGACTGCAGAGTCTTCATGCAGCATCTGTTACTCATGCATCTTTGCATCCCAACAATGTGTTTGCCATCGGCCGAGAGAAAGGCATTGTTGGAGATTACGATCTCACAAAAACACCT gtGCAGAGGGTGTTTGACAGCGGGATGGTGGCTGGTTCAATCAGTCTGGTGGCTCCAGAGTTGAAGCAGGGTCAGCCGCCTTCCCCAGCCACTGATATGTATGCCTTTGGAGGCATCTTGCTCTGG CTGCATGTTCCAGACTTCAGTGGGACTCTAGAGAATGAGCATCAGAATGTAGAGTTCACTGCTTTGGATCTG GATGCTAAATTGCTCAAGCTGCTCTCAAAGCTGCTGATTTCCTCTACAAGACTGTCTGCTTCTGAGGCCCTAAAGTATGAATACTTCATCTCAGTTGATGTGTAA